Proteins found in one Deltaproteobacteria bacterium IMCC39524 genomic segment:
- a CDS encoding ABC transporter permease, with product MLIYLTKRLFMMIPLLIGITLISFVVIHLAPGEPTDMQTDLNPKSSVEMRDRLRERYNLDKPLYVQYGLWLKQVATLDFGESFAQDHRPVLEKVGERMPITILINVLSIAVILVVAVPIGILSAVRRNSMFDRSTTVFVFLGFAMPSFWLALLLMDYLGVRLGLFPVAGLKSIGYDYMSSGRQVWDMAHHLILPVFVSAFGGLAGFSRYMRSNMLEVIRQDYILTARAKGLSERVVIYKHALRNALLPVITILGLSVPGLIGGSVIFETIFAIPGMGKLFYDGVLMRDYPLIMGILVIGAVLTLIGNLLADISYALADPRIRKG from the coding sequence ATGCTCATTTATCTCACTAAAAGGTTGTTTATGATGATCCCCCTGCTGATCGGCATCACGCTGATCAGCTTCGTGGTCATCCATTTGGCGCCTGGCGAGCCGACTGACATGCAGACTGATCTCAACCCTAAATCCAGTGTTGAGATGCGTGATCGGTTGCGAGAGCGTTATAACCTTGATAAGCCTCTTTATGTGCAATACGGCCTCTGGTTGAAGCAGGTCGCAACGCTCGACTTCGGTGAGTCTTTCGCCCAGGACCATCGTCCTGTGTTGGAGAAGGTCGGAGAGCGCATGCCGATCACCATCCTCATCAATGTTCTCTCAATAGCGGTCATCCTGGTGGTTGCGGTGCCGATAGGGATTCTCTCCGCCGTGCGTCGTAACAGCATGTTTGATCGCAGTACGACTGTGTTTGTTTTTCTCGGCTTCGCCATGCCTTCTTTCTGGCTGGCGCTGCTCCTCATGGATTACCTGGGAGTTCGGTTAGGGCTCTTTCCGGTCGCAGGGCTCAAATCGATCGGCTACGATTACATGAGCTCCGGCAGGCAGGTCTGGGACATGGCTCACCACCTGATCCTGCCTGTGTTTGTCTCGGCGTTCGGTGGCCTGGCCGGCTTCTCCCGTTATATGCGCTCCAACATGCTTGAAGTAATAAGACAGGATTACATTCTTACCGCCCGTGCCAAGGGTTTGTCGGAAAGAGTTGTCATCTACAAGCATGCCTTGAGAAACGCCCTGTTGCCGGTCATTACAATCCTCGGTCTTTCCGTGCCAGGCCTGATCGGCGGTAGCGTTATCTTCGAAACCATCTTTGCCATCCCCGGCATGGGAAAGCTTTTCTACGATGGTGTCCTGATGCGTGATTACCCATTGATTATGGGCATCCTGGTGATTGGTGCCGTTCTTACCCTGATCGGTAATTTGCTGGCGGATATCAGTTATGCTCTGGCTGACCCACGAATTCGCAAGGGCTGA
- a CDS encoding MFS transporter — translation MSQHSEQKAKLGWCLYDWANSAFATVVLAAVLPVYFASLVPARGVNLFWSSQPIPATALWGYVVSLSMAIVAISAPGLGNLADRRGWRRRLLIIFCLLGSLATCGLFFAGPGQYLLAAGLFILANIGFAAGNIFYNAYLPDLATGHEADQLSARGFALGYIGGGLMLLIVFLMIQKHAWFGIPDQGSATRLGFLLTGVWWLAFALPAFSWLKSVAVTSHARHALRTPRDYLRTFADLRQYKHLGRFLIAFLLYNDGIQTIIAVSAIFAREELGLGTGTIFGCFLMIQFVAMPGALLFSRLSSHLNTKRAILISLMLFTAITVYASVMKSATEFWLLGFAVAIVLGGSQALSRSLFSSMVPKARSAEFFGFYAISSKFASIFGPLTFALLIELTGSNRIAILALAGFFVVGILLLVGVDTEQGRLQAESSGR, via the coding sequence TTGAGCCAACATAGCGAACAGAAAGCAAAACTGGGCTGGTGTCTCTACGACTGGGCGAACTCGGCATTTGCCACAGTCGTTCTGGCCGCGGTCCTGCCGGTCTATTTTGCAAGTCTCGTCCCTGCCCGGGGGGTAAATCTCTTCTGGAGTTCTCAACCGATTCCTGCAACAGCCCTCTGGGGTTATGTCGTCTCATTGTCTATGGCGATTGTTGCCATCTCTGCCCCCGGCCTGGGCAATCTGGCCGACCGGAGAGGCTGGCGTAGACGCCTGCTGATCATCTTCTGCCTGCTCGGCTCGCTTGCCACCTGTGGCCTCTTCTTTGCCGGCCCGGGGCAGTATTTACTCGCAGCGGGTCTCTTCATCCTCGCCAACATCGGCTTCGCAGCCGGCAACATCTTTTACAACGCCTACCTGCCTGACCTGGCCACCGGGCATGAAGCTGATCAACTTTCCGCGCGCGGCTTTGCTCTCGGCTACATCGGCGGCGGCTTGATGCTGCTGATCGTCTTTCTGATGATCCAGAAGCATGCATGGTTCGGCATACCCGACCAGGGCAGCGCGACCCGGTTGGGCTTTCTTCTCACTGGTGTCTGGTGGCTGGCTTTTGCCCTCCCCGCCTTCAGCTGGTTGAAAAGTGTAGCTGTCACTTCACACGCACGTCATGCGCTGCGCACTCCACGTGATTACCTGAGAACCTTCGCCGATCTGCGTCAGTATAAACATCTTGGCCGTTTTCTGATCGCTTTCCTGCTTTACAATGACGGCATCCAGACCATCATCGCTGTCTCGGCCATCTTCGCCCGTGAAGAACTCGGTTTAGGGACAGGAACGATTTTCGGTTGTTTTCTGATGATCCAGTTTGTCGCTATGCCCGGGGCTCTGCTCTTCTCACGTCTGTCCAGTCATTTGAACACCAAGCGGGCAATACTGATCAGCCTCATGCTCTTTACTGCGATCACTGTTTACGCTTCAGTTATGAAGAGTGCTACAGAATTCTGGCTTCTCGGCTTCGCTGTTGCAATTGTGCTTGGGGGTAGCCAGGCTCTCAGCCGTTCACTTTTCTCAAGCATGGTGCCTAAAGCTCGAAGCGCTGAATTCTTTGGCTTCTATGCAATCAGTTCAAAGTTTGCTTCTATTTTTGGCCCTCTCACCTTTGCCCTTCTTATCGAGTTGACCGGCTCGAATCGAATCGCCATTCTCGCTTTGGCCGGCTTTTTTGTTGTTGGGATCCTGCTCCTTGTCGGAGTGGATACAGAACAAGGCAGGCTGCAAGCTGAATCTAGCGGTAGATAA